Proteins co-encoded in one Herpetosiphonaceae bacterium genomic window:
- a CDS encoding non-heme iron oxygenase ferredoxin subunit → MQEVIKVATRDQIPPGRMLYADVDGLPIALANVDGTIYAFSDSCRHAGGSLSSGVLRDDVVTCPLHGWAYNVRTGKSVIPPIGLRVPTYEVRFEGDDVLVVVEW, encoded by the coding sequence ATGCAAGAAGTGATCAAAGTGGCGACGCGGGATCAGATCCCGCCGGGCCGCATGCTGTATGCGGACGTTGACGGTCTGCCGATCGCGCTGGCGAACGTGGACGGCACGATCTATGCGTTCAGCGATTCCTGCCGCCACGCGGGCGGCTCGCTCTCGTCTGGCGTGCTGCGCGACGACGTTGTCACCTGTCCGCTCCACGGCTGGGCCTATAACGTCCGCACCGGCAAATCGGTGATTCCGCCGATCGGGCTGCGCGTGCCGACGTATGAGGTGCGCTTCGAGGGCGACGACGTGCTGGTCGTG